One genomic window of Lepeophtheirus salmonis chromosome 5, UVic_Lsal_1.4, whole genome shotgun sequence includes the following:
- the DCP1 gene encoding uncharacterized protein DCP1 — protein sequence MADERKMNFKALKGVDPYIERIEDFATQVALYKYASSEWEKLDIEGTLFVNRRQDDPKYGFIILNRLSDKNLVEPVTKELDFQVHTPFLLYKNKEGCIFGIWFFDPKECERIHKKMESCVKIVEKRLSSLQESKSQNGEENIIALLQKASLENEEEASSKKSSAPESPCKEDGDKLLRLLNGPKAVVENGNACKNDESGGGRNEESPPPTTANSVADFFAKASKNGSAFSTPLLTSSAAAPLGVATTFSPAGVIHHPALMPMAPGPIPMIPLQGFHGMGGAAGHHPVHVPVALHQSWQQQPESHPLTRNAENVPQSQEPGQDENPATQRLFSIPGSYPVEFIERSQRGDSGTSTPHFQPITPGKGQVQHKLVKTSKGTEPELMSPMAFAHNPAKKSISTNETVINGVHLNEGQLVQAMKHLLTNDSTFVTKLHKAYLEVAKSQ from the exons ATGGCGGACGAAaggaaaatgaactttaaagcACTGAAGGGAGTGGATCCCTACATCGAGAGGATTGAGGATTTCGCAACTCAG GTGGCACTCTACAAATACGCCTCATCCGAATGGGAAAAGCTGGATATCGAAGGAACGCTCTTTGTGAATAGGAGGCAAGATGACCCCAAATATGGTTTTATCATTCTGAATCGTCTTTCGGATAAGAATCTTGTGGAGCCTGTGACGAAAGAACTGGACTTTCAAGTCCATACTCCATTTCTCCTCTACAAAAACAAG gaagGATGTATATTTGGAATTTGGTTTTTTGATCCTAAAGAATGCGAAAGAATTCATAAGAAAATGGAGTCTTGCGTTAAAATTGTTGAGAAAAGGTTGTCATCACTTCAAGAGTCAAAAAGTCAAAATGGAGaggaaaatattattgcatTGTTGCAAAAGGCCTCATTGGAAAATGAAGAAGAGGCTTCCTCCAAAAAGTCATCTGCTCCAGAGTCTCCTTGCAAAGAGGACGGTGATAAATTACTTCGTCTATTGAATGGTCCTAAAGCAGTAGTTGAGAATGGGAATGCATGCAAAAATGATGAATCTGGAGGAGGTAGGAACGAAGAGTCTCCACCTCCCACGACTGCGAATAGTGTAGCAGATTTCTTTGCAAAGGCTTCCAAAAATGGTAGTGCATTTTCGACTCCTTTGCTTACATCCTCCGCTGCTGCACCTCTGGGTGTTGCAACAACCTTTTCCCCTGCTGGAGTCATTCACCATCCTGCATTGATGCCGATGGCACCAGGGCCCATTCCTATGATACCTCTACAAGGTTTTCATGGTATGGGCGGAGCAGCTGGTCATCATCCAGTTCATGTGCCGGTTGCACTTCATCAATCCTGGCAACAACAACCTGAGAGCCATCCTTTGACAAGGAACGCCGAGAATGTCCCCCAGTCTCAGGAGCCCGGTCAAGATGAAAATCCC GCTACCCAAAGGTTGTTTTCCATCCCAGGATCTTACCCTGTCGAGTTTATTGAACGTTCTCAAAGGGGAGATAGCGGAACT TCGACTCCTCATTTCCAACCTATAACTCCGGGGAAGGGTCAGGTTCAACATAAACTAGTTAAAACCTCAAAAGGAACGGAACCTGAACTTATGAGTCCTATGGCTTTCGCTCATAACCCTGCTAAAAAGTCCATCTCAACTAac GAGACCGTCATCAATGGTGTTCATCTGAATGAAGGACAACTCGTTCAAGCAATGAAACATCTGTTGACTAACGACTCTACCTTTGTTACCAAGTTGCATAAGGCATATTTGGAAGTTGCAAAGTCACAATGA